A stretch of Zootoca vivipara chromosome 13, rZooViv1.1, whole genome shotgun sequence DNA encodes these proteins:
- the LOC118094514 gene encoding olfactory receptor 10A7-like produces MQPVASREGQNQTTVSEFILLGFGYLLNLQVVLFMLFLTIYLATMAGNLLIVFLVMAVQHLHTPMYFFLGNLSFLESCYSSTILPKMLTVLLTGERTISIKACFTQFFIFSCLGGSECYLLSVMSYDRYLAVCRPLHYATLMNSRLCLQLAAGSWVSGLLVGTGITVRVSQLSFCGPNIIDHYFCDVIPDIKEISCTDTYLVELSAFIFVCIFTLPPFVLTMASYAYIITTILKIPSTTGRQKAFSTCSSHLTVVALFYGTLMLVYMLPGSRKLRYTKKIFSLFYTVLTPMVNPLIYSLRNKEVKEALQRVIRKFIAYSTF; encoded by the coding sequence ATGCAGCCCGTGGCAAGCAGAGAGGGACAAAATCAAACAACTGTTTCTGAATTCATACTCTTGGGATTTGGATATCTCCTCAATCTGCAGGTTGTTCTCTTCATGCTCTTCTTAACAATCTACTTGGCCACCATGGCTGGGAATCTCCTCATTGTTTTTTTGGTTATGGCTGTCCAACATCTCCATactcccatgtacttcttcctagGGAACCTCTCCTTTCTTGAATCCTGCTACAGCTCAACAATTCTGCCCAAGATGTTGACTGTACTTCTGACCGGTGAAAGAACTATATCTATAAAAGCCTGCTTCAcacaattttttatattttcttgctTGGGAGGTTCTGAATGCTACCTCTTGTCTGTGATGTCTTATGACAGGTACTTAGCAGTATGCAGACCATTACATTATGCCACTCTAATGAACAGTAGGCTCTGCCTGCAGTTGGCAGCTGGATCTTGGGTTAGTGGACTCCTGGTTGGCACAGGCATAACTGTTAGGGTATCACAGTTATCTTTCTGTGGTCCCAACATCATTGATCATTACTTCTGTGATGTCATACCAGACATAAAAGAGATTTCTTGCACCGACACATACTTAGTAGAATTGTCTGCCTTcatatttgtttgcattttcacCCTGCCACcctttgttctcacaatggcctccTATGCTTACATCATCACTACAATCCTCAAAATCCCATCTACCACTGGAAGACAAAAGGCCTTCTCTACCTGCTCATCTCACCTCACAGTGGTGGCCCTCTTTTATGGAACGCTGATGCTAGTTTATATGCTCCCAGGATCAAGGAAACTCAGATACACgaagaaaatattttctctcttctaTACTGTCCTAACTCCCATGGTCAATCCCTTGATATACAGCTTGAGAAACAAAGAGGTGAAGGAGGCGTTGCAAAGAGTTATTAGGAAGTTCATAGCCTATTCAACGTTTTAG
- the LOC132593109 gene encoding olfactory receptor 5AN6-like, producing the protein MGRAGWRNQTTVTEFILLGFEDLPKLQGLFFLVFLIIYLVTLCGNLLITVLIVTDRRLHTPMYFFLGNLSCLEICYSSAVLPRMLASFLTGLKEISFAGCFVQYYVFACLAGTECYLLSAMSYDRYLAICKPLHYGALMNGQLCFHLSAGSWVCGVLVSTITTISMSWLFFCGPNEIDHYICDLKAMLKLSCSDTYWMKLTNFVFACTFTLPPFLLTMTSYIYIIATILRISSTTGRKKAFSTCSSHLSVVSLFYGTLIMVYMVPRVSILRHLDKVFSLFYTVLTPMVNPLIYSLRNKDVNEALGKILARCPPCTMPLRIQFGKLQPFS; encoded by the coding sequence ATGGGAAGAGCAGGATGGAGAAATCAAACAACTGTCACAGAATTTATCCTGCTAGGTTTTGAGGATCTCCCTAAACTGCAAGGTCTTTTTTTCCTGGTATTTCTGATTATTTACTTGGTGACCCTGTGTGGGAACCTTCTCATCACCGTGCTCATTGTGACTGACCGACGCCTTCACACTCCAATGTACTTCTTCTTGGGGAATCTGTCTTGCTTGGAGATCTGCTATAGTTCAGCTGTTCTCCCAAGAATGCTGGCTAGTTTCTTGACAGGCTTGAAAGAGATTTCATTTGCAGGCTGTTTTGTGCAGTATTACGTATTTGCTTGCCTGGCAGGAACTGAATGTTATCTCCTTTCTGCAATGTCTTATGACAGGTACTTAGCAATTTGTAAACCACTGCATTATGGAGCCCTCATGAATGGCCAGTTGTGCTTCCATCTCTCAGCTGGGTCTTGGGTATGTGGGGTTTTGGTCAGCACTATTACAACCATTTCAATGTCATGGTTATTCTTCTGTGGCCCCAATGAAATAGATCATTACATATGTGACTTAAAAGCCATGCTAAAGCTCTCCTGCAGTGACACCTATTGGATGAAGCTCACAAATTTTGTTTTTGCCTGCACATTCACTTTGCCTCCTTTCCTGCTCACCATGACCTCATACATTTATATCATAGCCACAATCCTAAGAATCTCATCCACTACTGGAAGGAAAAAGGCATTTTCTACCTGCTCCTCTCACCTGTCAGTGGTCAGCCTGTTCTATGGAACACTCATAATGGTCTATATGGTCCCGAGAGTCAGCATCCTAAGGCATCTTGACAAAGTGTTTTCTCTCTTTTACACTGTCCTCACTCCAATGGTCAACCCCCTCATATACAGCCTAAGGAACAAAGATGTAAATGAAGCCTTGGGGAAAATCCTTGCAAGATGCCCACCTTGCACAATGCCTTTGAGAATCCAGTTTGGAAAACTGCAACCATTTAGTTGA
- the LOC132593108 gene encoding olfactory receptor 11L1-like: MMPLAKREKQNQTTITEFILLGFGDLNKLEFLLFLLFLVIFLVTMAGNLLIVLLVVTDRHLHTPMYFFLGNLSFLECCYSSAILPRILSSLLTGEKSISIKACFVQFYIFACLGGAECYFLSVMSYDRYLAVCKPLHYANLMNGRLCLQLVAVSWASGVLVSTSTTLSVSSLSFCGPNEIDHYLCDLSPVIKEISCSDTYVVEMTAFIFACAFTLPPFLLTLTSYIFIIVTILRIPSTTGRQKAFSTCSSHLTVVALFYGTLMLVYMLPRSRDLRYVKKIFSLFYTVLTPMVNPLIYSLRNKEVKEAMSKGLRKFTSFMTDPLF, encoded by the coding sequence ATGATGCCATtggcaaagagagagaagcaaaatcaAACAACTATTACTGAGTTCATCCTCTTAGGATTTGGAGACCTTAATAAATTGGAATTTCTTCTTTTCCTACTCTTCCTAGTGATCTTCTTGGTGACCATGGctgggaaccttctcattgtttTGTTGGTTGTGACTGATCGGCATCTTCACACCCCCATGTATTTCTTTCTAGGGAACCTCTCTTTCTTGGAATGTTGCTACAGCTCGGCAATCCTGCCTAGAATACTATCAAGTCTCTTGACTGGGGAGAAAAGTATATCCATAAAAGCTTGCTTTGTGCAGTTTTATATATTTGCTTGCCTCGGAGGTGCTGAATGCTACTTCCTCTCTGTAATGTCTTACGATAGGTACCTAGCTGTATGTAAACCATTGCACTATGCCAATCTCATGAATGGTAGGTTATGTCTACAGTTGGTAGCCGTGTCTTGGGCAAGTGGAGTTTTGGTGAGCACAAGTACAACCCTTTCAGTGTCTTCATTGTCCTTCTGTGGCCCTAATGAAATTGATCATTACCTCTGTGATTTGTCCCCAGTCATCAAAGAAATTTCATGCAGCGACACATATGTTGTAGAAATGACTGCATTCATCTTTGCCTGTGCCTtcacactgcctccatttctactCACATTAACATCTTACATTTTCATCATTGTCACAATCCTACGAATCCCTTCCACTACTGGGAGGCAAAAGGCCTTCTCCACCTGTTCATCTCACCTCACTGTGGTGGCTCTCTTTTATGGAACGCTGATGCTAGTCTATATGCTCCCACGGTCCAGGGATCTGAGATATGTGAAGAAAATCTTCTCTCTTTTCTATACAGTCCTGACCCCTATGGTCAATCCCCTCATATACAGCCTTAGAAACAAGGAAGTGAAGGAAGCCATGTCGAAAGGTTTGAGGAAGTTCACCAGCTTCATGACAGATCCACTTTTTTAA